The nucleotide window GTCGAGGCGGCCGCGCTCGGCGGCCGGCGCGAGGATGTCAGGCACGGGTGCGGCCGCGGGGGCGGAAGGACGCGGGGTCGGTCGGGTCGATCTCGCCGTCGCGCCACAGGCCGAGGGCGTAGCCCAGCCCGCCGAGGACGAGGGCGAGCAGGAAGCCGGTGAGGCCGCCCGTGGTCGCCGCGAGGGCGAGCAGCAGGCCGGCCACCAGGCCGAGGGTCGAGGTGCGCACAGGGTCCTCCGGGAGGAGCTGGTCGGGGCGGTGCTGGTCGGGGTGGTGCTGGTCGGTGGTGGTGCGGGGCGACGGGTGCGTGCCGCAGGGGGGTACGGCGCGGCGGGCGGTGCGGGACCGGGGCGCGGGTCAGGGTCGTGCCCGGCGGCGGGCGCCGGGCACCTGCCGGGGGAGCCTGTCCCTGGCGGCGCCCGCGAGCCCGTGCAGGTGACGCCGCACCTGGCGGCGGAGCCGGGCGCGCCGGGAGGTGTCCCCGGTCGGGCGGGACCGTGCGCCGGCCGCGGGCACGGTGACCGGCGGCACGGAGCCCGCCGGACCCGCGGAACCCGCCGGGCCTGTCGTGCCGGCCCTGCCCGGCCGACCCGTCGGTCCGGGGTCGTCGATGGCGGCCATCGCGGCCAGGTAGGCCTCCGGGTCCCCGCCGAGGTCGGGGTGCAGCCGCCGGGCGACGGCGCGTGCACGGGCCCGCCGCCCGGCGTCCGGGTCCTGCGGGCCGGTCACTCGCCGGGGGCCGGGCCCGCCACGGGCTCGGGCGTGGGCTCGCGGGAGGTGTCGCGGACGTCCTCGACGACCACGTCCACGCGGCCCGGGCGGACCAGGGCGACGGCGTCGCGGACGGCCTCCGCCGTCGGTCGTACGGGTGCGCCCATGGTGACGACGAGGTGCACCTCGGTGCGGTCGTCCCGCAGCCGGACGCCGGTGACCCGGCGGCCGGGCAGGTAGACGGCCACCTCGCCCAGGGCGCCGCCGTGCAGGTCCGCCACGCCCGGGACGGCCAGGGCCGTGGTCCGGACGAGGTCGGCCTGCTGGGCGAGGCCGCCGGCCGCGGGGGAGGTGCTCACCGGACCCGGGGGGCCTCGGTGCCCACGACGGTCCCGTCGGTGTCGTCGTCGTCGGACTCGACGTGGACGTCGTGGACGACGATGTTGACCTCGGTCACCTGCAGGCCGGTCATGCGCTCGACCGCCGTGACGACGTTCTCGCGGATCCCGGCGGCGAGGTCGGCGATGGACACGCCGTACTCGGCGACGATGTCGACGTCGACCGCGGCCTGCCGCTCGCCGACCTCGACCGCCACGCCCTGGGCGTAGTTGGTGCGACCGCCGGGGATCCGCTCGCGCAGCGCGCTGACGGCGCGGGTGGCCCCGCCGCCGAGGGAGTGCACGCCGACGACGTCGCGGGCCGCGATGCCGGCGATCTTGGACACGACGGTGTCGCTGATGGTGGTGCGCCCGAGGCCGCTGTCGAGCGCGGAGTCGGTGGTGGCCAGCGCGGAGCCGGGGGCGGCCGGGCTGCTCGTGGCGCCGCGGGTGCCGGCACCGTCGCGGTGGCCGGCGGGGGCGGGGATGGCGTCGACCATGGGGGTCGTCTCCTCGGTGTGTGGGGTGTGCGGTTCGCGGGACACAGGTGAGTCGTGCACGACCCTGTCATCCGCACGCGATCTCTGTGTGACCTGGGTCACCCGTCGCCGGGGGGTGCGCCGACGGGGCGCAGGGTCGGTGGTCCCACCCGACCGGTCCGGTTGCGCGCCTCCGGGGGCGGTGCTCCGCTGTGCGCCGTGACGGACGAGCCCGGGGCCCCCCGGGAGGGCGACCTCGCGCTCGCCCGGGCCGCGTCCCTGGGGGACCGCGAGGCGTTCGAGCAGATCGTCCTGCGCCACGGCCCGGGCATGCTGCGGTACGCGCGCCGGGTCCTCAGCGACCCCGGCGACGCCGAGGAGGCCGTCCAGGACGCCTTCGTCGCGGCGTGGCGATCCCTCGACCGGTACCGCGGGGACGCCGCCCTGCGGACGTGGCTGTTCGGGCTCACGTCGCACAAGGCGCTCGACATCGCCCGCCGCCGCCGTCCCCTGCCGGTCGACGACGGGGCGGTGGCCTCGCGCCCGGCGGACGACCGGTCGGACCCGACCCTGCACGCCGAGGGCTCGGACCTGGCCCGCGCGCTGGACGAGGCGCTCGCCTCGCTGCCCTACCGCCAGCGTGCCTGCTGGCTGCTGGCCGAGATCGAGGGTCTCCCGCCGCGGGAGATCTCCGAGGTCCTGGGTATGGGACCGGACGTGGTGCGCGGGCAGCTCGCCCGGGCGCGACGTGCCCTGGAGGAGAGGATGGCGACATGGCGACCGTGAGCCGACGATGAGCGACCCCCGGACACGTCCCCTGTACGACATGCCCGCGGTGGACCCCTCGGTGCCGCGACGGCTGCCCGCCGCCCCCGGC belongs to Aquipuribacter hungaricus and includes:
- a CDS encoding DUF2273 domain-containing protein, giving the protein MRTSTLGLVAGLLLALAATTGGLTGFLLALVLGGLGYALGLWRDGEIDPTDPASFRPRGRTRA
- a CDS encoding Asp23/Gls24 family envelope stress response protein; this encodes MVDAIPAPAGHRDGAGTRGATSSPAAPGSALATTDSALDSGLGRTTISDTVVSKIAGIAARDVVGVHSLGGGATRAVSALRERIPGGRTNYAQGVAVEVGERQAAVDVDIVAEYGVSIADLAAGIRENVVTAVERMTGLQVTEVNIVVHDVHVESDDDDTDGTVVGTEAPRVR
- a CDS encoding RNA polymerase sigma factor → MTDEPGAPREGDLALARAASLGDREAFEQIVLRHGPGMLRYARRVLSDPGDAEEAVQDAFVAAWRSLDRYRGDAALRTWLFGLTSHKALDIARRRRPLPVDDGAVASRPADDRSDPTLHAEGSDLARALDEALASLPYRQRACWLLAEIEGLPPREISEVLGMGPDVVRGQLARARRALEERMATWRP